Proteins from a genomic interval of Schistocerca cancellata isolate TAMUIC-IGC-003103 chromosome 8, iqSchCanc2.1, whole genome shotgun sequence:
- the LOC126095277 gene encoding vacuolar-sorting protein SNF8 yields MRRRAGVGAIQKQRLEQEKYKDKGTELQENQLEQMTKQLEVFRANLEEFASKHKKEIKKNAQFRRQFQEMCASIGVDPLASGKGFWSVLGIGDFYYELSVQIVEVCLATNYKNGGLISLDELRHRLIQARGKNKQHQDITVDDLLSAAKKLRIFGDGFSVVPIGKGQYLVQSVPGELSMDHTAVLQQAANSGKANVSVSDLQDQLRWERNRAQKALDYMVKEGLAWIDTQDVKDVLYWFPSLFAACVSAA; encoded by the coding sequence ATGAGGCGGCGGGCAGGAGTTGGTGCTATACAAAAGCAAAGACTGGAACAAGAGAAATACAAAGACAAGGGCACTGAACTGCAGGAAAATCAGTTGGAGCAAATGACGAAACAGCTTGAAGTTTTCCGAGCAAATCTTGAAGAATTCGCATCTaaacataaaaaagaaatcaagaaaaacGCCCAGTTCAGAAGACAGTTTCAGGAAATGTGTGCATCAATTGGCGTCGACCCTTTAGCGTCCGGCAAAGGATTCTGGTCTGTTCTCGGAATTGGCGACTTTTActatgaactaagtgtacaaataGTGGAAGTCTGTTTAGCAACCAACTATAAAAACGGCGGCCTTATTAGTTTAGACGAACTAAGACACCGTTTGATACAAGCTAGAGGCAAGAATAAACAGCATCAGGATATTACAGTAGACGACCTGCTAAGCGCAGCAAAAAAACTTAGAATTTTTGGAGACGGATTTTCTGTTGTACCAATTGGTAAAGGACAGTACTTAGTTCAGTCAGTACCAGGTGAACTCAGCATGGATCACACAGCTGTTCTGCAACAAGCTGCTAATAGTGGGAAAGCAAATGTCTCTGTATCCGACTTACAGGATCAGTTACGGTGGGAGAGAAACCGTGCTCAGAAAGCCCTCGATTATATGGTCAAAGAAGGTCTTGCTTGGATTGACACGCAAGATGTTAAAGATGTATTATATTGGTTTCCAAGTTTATTTGCTGCCTGTGTATCTGCTGCCTAA